DNA sequence from the Rhizoctonia solani chromosome 14, complete sequence genome:
CTCCAACTGCCAACTACCCTGCCctggtcaaagtagaccacccagacgcctatacaggcaagattgggagcaaagccaaacaatggctcacaaggatgctggcctggacctgcttgaACTCCAGGATAttcccaaccaatcaggaggtactatcattcctcctgatgaacatgaaggatgctgctggggcctgggcccaccctcacctcAACTAGCTCAGATCCCACcaagccatcatccaaacagTTGAGGGGTTCAAATTGGAGtttttggcagcatttggcaaccctgatgccacTAGGGCTGCCAAGCAGAAAATCACCACCCTTACCCAGTCTGGCACCTGCACAGACTACATTACTAAGTTCAGGACCctagccatggaactggactggaatgatGCAGCCCTACAAGGCCAGTTCTCACAcagcctccactgggaggtcagttACCAGCTTGCCACCTGCAAACATTGCCCCTGCacactccttgagctgcaaaatgcagcacttaTCATCAACAATGCTCTTAGAGAAGAGCATGCTAGCCACCTGCCAAGGgacaataagtctagcagaaCGCCCACCCCTGCAAGGGGGATGAGTACTGGTCAATCAACTACTGGATCAAGGAAACTCTCCAATGACCcaaactttgtgttggaagaggaaacAAATTGCTGCTGCGCTGCTGGtgcctgcatcaaatgcagtAAGATGGGCCACAAACTTGTGGAATGCTGCacaggctggaaggctacccctattgaggataaggggaagaCCAAAGAAactgccaagattggcaaagactctgagtaccaatcaggaaaagagtaagggtacctgctgccatgcgcaaggaccctaaggactCTGCTTTGtgtttggaattttgtaatatatcaaatagcaatagaatctcccccctGTTCACAATCCAAATACAACCAGAAAAACAAGCAGAcacactagaagtcctgatagacccAGGCGCTACCTCATCATTCCTCCATCCTTGCACTGCCAAGGCATTATGACTACCcctaatagacctccctaCTCCCTgcactgttactatgcttgatgggtcaagcccccaggcaggaaaaatctggaagaaggccaacctcaccttctcctttgatggcaaaacAATGACAGAGACATTCCTGATTTGTAATACTGGTTCATACCCCACCATCTTAGGACTCAAATGGTTAGATGCCCACaatccagagattgattggaatttgCACACCCTCACCTTTCCCCACACAACcccagaacacgtggccattgccaaagaggaagaagctgataaGGACCCCCTCAAAGGGGTCCCCCctgaataccatcaatatgccaaggtatttggggaggaagaattcaacaa
Encoded proteins:
- a CDS encoding Retrotransposon gag protein; the protein is MEPQLPPTTSVKLGKVSLEHVTCLLLGLLGHVEQLKQEIAEIKEAGVETHTNIENISQTIDVVKDGLRSLQLHGPRTPEGPQAKTMEETPCPLPKVKPIGATSGSSIWPEQLCSLPAFAQPTPRRAAPLQVPSPPPSLHLQSPIGASAPPPLAPTANYPALVKVDHPDAYTGKIGSKAKQWLTRMLAWTCLNSRIFPTNQELRSHQAIIQTVEGFKLEFLAAFGNPDATRAAKQKITTLTQSGTCTDYITKFRTLAMELDWNDAALQGQFSHSLHWEVSYQLATCKHCPCTLLELQNAALIINNALREEHASHLPRDNKSSRTPTPARGMSTGQSTTGSRKLSNDPNFVLEEETNCCCAAGACIKCSKMGHKLVECCTGWKATPIEDKGKTKETAKIGKDSEYQSGKE
- a CDS encoding Retrotransposable element Tf2 protein, which encodes MLDGSSPQAGKIWKKANLTFSFDGKTMTETFLICNTGSYPTILGLKWLDAHNPEIDWNLHTLTFPHTTPEHVAIAKEEEADKDPLKGVPPEYHQYAKLTEEGPLNSPLYSMTDAKSATLKDWLRDKLKAGKICPSKSSISSPVMFVPKKDGSH